In the Leptotrichia sp. oral taxon 212 genome, one interval contains:
- a CDS encoding protein phosphatase 2C domain-containing protein — protein sequence MRKNEAKFTTVFFSEAGTKNKNNDYFGYVQLDNYAIWAVADGFDEEEGADLAARLAVKSAIEYFMLYPKFNTEIISEIISYVNLKVREKQAETERYSLMHTSFLVVISNYNALLYGNIGNARFYHLRNGYVLSQSSDDTVSQLLVEEGALNTGDLKYHRQRNDLLQAIGDYGKIKPNILKTPITLQEKDVFCLTTMGFWENVDEKEMEVELSRYDESRKWLVSLEKKVMATLRDDVENYTFAAVSIEAVAVPLPMEKDNRKFFIKIAIAVILSIIIILTLTLWQVKKRKDIMNKVIAYEQQADEELIKKNFDNSVKELELVIGEYEKLKPKSRGVIGFFLNADARRKEMDKKIEETKSKIKDTEKLKKVFSDIREGNELFNNGNYEEASKKYQEAKYNLEQSTYKRDELNTEDVLSEINGRINATSKLKEAKNLEMTGDTAFVSGNYNLAKENYKMASDIYLANGKADYVSSMEGKIREINDKEKQSYNGALLAENRGDTLSQSDTDMSREAYYQARETYQILGDTVKTQEIDNKIQELNSRQMAKLQTANNMVQEGLNQIMANNPSEALSLLTKAKTMYQELKDSNNVNNVDKFINQTQEFIKYESEKEKQLIRQSEQSRLEIQLKEEEIEQERIKREKISRDIESATNFEIQGDQMYVLKRYLESILKYEESKKLFESLKNEGNFNNQLKLEFLERKMKRSEAFLYEEEGDRESGNKNWKEAEKKYEQARENIKLSDVSTEDEQRIDKKLKKIQKKSSKKWWQFWR from the coding sequence ATGAGAAAAAATGAAGCAAAATTTACTACAGTTTTCTTCAGTGAAGCAGGTACAAAAAATAAAAATAATGACTATTTTGGATATGTTCAGTTAGATAATTATGCCATATGGGCAGTGGCAGATGGTTTTGATGAGGAAGAAGGGGCAGATTTGGCAGCCAGATTAGCAGTTAAATCTGCAATAGAATATTTTATGCTGTACCCAAAATTCAATACAGAAATCATTAGTGAAATAATATCATATGTAAACTTAAAAGTAAGGGAAAAACAGGCTGAAACAGAAAGATATTCATTGATGCATACTTCTTTTCTAGTTGTAATAAGCAATTATAATGCATTGTTATATGGAAATATTGGAAATGCTAGATTCTATCATTTGAGAAATGGATATGTGCTGTCACAGAGCAGTGATGATACTGTTTCTCAGCTGCTTGTAGAAGAAGGAGCTCTAAATACAGGGGATTTGAAATATCATAGACAGAGAAACGATTTACTTCAGGCAATAGGGGATTATGGGAAAATAAAACCTAATATATTGAAAACTCCTATAACATTGCAGGAAAAAGATGTTTTTTGCCTTACGACAATGGGGTTCTGGGAAAATGTTGATGAAAAAGAAATGGAAGTAGAACTTTCAAGATATGATGAAAGCAGAAAATGGTTGGTTTCCCTTGAAAAAAAGGTCATGGCAACTTTAAGAGATGATGTTGAAAACTATACTTTCGCTGCAGTAAGTATTGAAGCTGTTGCGGTACCTTTACCAATGGAAAAAGATAACAGGAAATTTTTTATAAAAATTGCAATAGCAGTAATACTGAGTATTATCATAATTTTAACTTTAACATTATGGCAGGTAAAGAAACGGAAGGATATTATGAATAAGGTAATAGCTTATGAACAGCAGGCTGATGAAGAACTTATAAAGAAAAATTTTGATAATTCAGTAAAGGAACTGGAGCTGGTTATAGGAGAATATGAAAAATTAAAACCAAAAAGCAGGGGCGTAATAGGATTTTTTTTAAATGCAGATGCACGAAGAAAAGAAATGGATAAAAAAATAGAGGAGACAAAAAGTAAAATAAAGGATACAGAAAAATTAAAGAAGGTTTTCAGTGATATAAGAGAGGGAAATGAGCTTTTTAATAATGGAAATTATGAAGAGGCTTCAAAAAAATATCAGGAAGCAAAATATAATTTGGAACAAAGTACATATAAGAGAGATGAATTGAATACAGAAGATGTTCTGTCAGAAATAAATGGCAGAATAAATGCAACTTCAAAACTGAAGGAGGCAAAAAATCTCGAAATGACAGGTGACACTGCCTTTGTTTCAGGAAATTATAATTTAGCCAAAGAAAATTATAAAATGGCTTCAGATATATATTTAGCAAATGGAAAAGCAGATTACGTTTCTAGTATGGAAGGAAAAATAAGGGAAATAAATGATAAGGAAAAACAGTCATATAATGGGGCCTTATTAGCTGAAAACAGGGGAGATACTTTGTCACAGTCAGATACGGATATGTCCAGGGAGGCATATTATCAGGCAAGGGAAACGTATCAGATTCTTGGAGATACTGTAAAAACTCAGGAAATAGATAATAAAATACAGGAACTGAATTCCAGACAGATGGCAAAGCTGCAGACGGCAAATAATATGGTACAGGAGGGTTTGAATCAGATAATGGCAAATAATCCTTCAGAAGCCTTGTCACTTTTGACAAAAGCAAAAACAATGTATCAGGAACTTAAGGATAGTAATAATGTAAATAATGTAGATAAATTCATAAATCAGACTCAGGAATTTATAAAATATGAAAGTGAAAAGGAAAAACAGCTTATTCGACAATCTGAGCAGTCAAGGCTGGAAATTCAGTTAAAGGAAGAAGAAATAGAGCAGGAAAGAATAAAGAGGGAAAAAATATCAAGAGATATTGAGAGTGCAACTAATTTTGAAATACAGGGAGATCAGATGTATGTTCTGAAAAGATATTTAGAAAGTATTTTGAAATATGAGGAATCAAAGAAACTTTTTGAATCTTTAAAAAATGAAGGCAATTTTAATAATCAGCTAAAACTGGAATTTTTAGAAAGAAAAATGAAAAGATCAGAAGCTTTCCTGTATGAAGAAGAAGGAGACAGGGAATCAGGAAATAAAAACTGGAAAGAAGCTGAAAAGAAATATGAACAGGCCAGAGAAAATATAAAGTTATCAGATGTAAGTACAGAAGATGAACAGAGAATAGATAAAAAATTAAAGAAAATACAGAAAAAATCCAGTAAAAAATGGTGGCAGTTCTGGAGGTAA